In Xanthomonas fragariae, the genomic window TGGTGCAGCGATCATTGCAAGGGCGGCCGTCGCTTTCGATGGGCGTGACCGTGATGCGATAGCGTTTGCGGGACATGGAGGTCGCGTCTTTTCCGGGCTGGCTCCACCATAGCCGTAGGACGCAGTGGCCTCGATAGGTCAGGCCATGACGCAGTGTTCCAGCATGCTCAGTTTGCGGGCTGTGGCGCGGGTTTGAGCAGCAACGGCAGCGGATCGTACGCACCGTTGCGTCCATAGACACCATAGTGCAGATGCGGCGGCGTACCGCGCGCATTGCCGGTGGTGCCTACCATGCCAAGCTGCGCGCCGGGCTCGACCACATCGCCGACCTCTAGGCCTGCAGTCCAGTCGTCCAGATGCGCATAGTAATGCCGCTCCATTGCCGGACCCAGCAGCCAGACCTGCTTGCCGCCCAAGCCTTGATCCCTGATGGCGCTGACTACCCCGCGCGTTGCGGCCACCACTGGCGTGCCGCGTGGCGCGAAAATATCCACGCCTGCATGCGTGCGGTCGCGACCACGGGGCGCGCCAAAGGTGCCGGTAATCTGCCGCGCCCGCACGCCTTCGACCGGGATGTGCAACCGCGTAGGCGGTGGCATCTGCGACAACTTTCACCTGGTGCGCAGTTGATCGGCAATCGGCAGCTGCCAGCCCCAGCGCGCTGCCACGCCCATGGCGCACAGCAGCGCGATCGAAACCAGAACGCTGCGCACTCGGCGTGCAGGGCTACGGGTCGATGATGGACGTGCTGTTGATGGAGGCGTGGTCGATGAATCGGTCACAGGCACCTGCGCGTTACGAATCGGCAAGCAGGGTAGGGCAGCGTCGATGAGCGGCGTATGCTGTGCGCGCTGCAACGCGGGTGTAAAAAAGGCGACCCGGAGGCCGCCTTGATGCCACTGGACGCGTGCTCGATTAGAGCGCGGCGTCCTTCAACTTCTTCAGCAGGCGAGCCTTGACCTTGAAGCTTGCCGGCTTGGCTGCGAAGGTCTGCTCTTCCTTGGTGAAGGGGTTGATGCCCTTGCGCTTCGGTTTGGCCGGCACGTGGACGCTGGTCAGCTTGAGCATGCCCGGCAGGGTGAACGAGCCGGCGCCCTTCTTGTTCAACGATGCGTGTGCAACGGCTTCCAGCGTAGACAGCACGGCGCGGACGTCCTTCGGAGCCAGCTCGGTGGTTTCGGCGATGTGCGCGACCAGGTCTGTCTTGCTCAGTGCTTCTTTGATCGGCTTGGGCGCGGCGGACTTGGCAGCAGCGGCCTTGGCCGGTTTCGCAGTCTTGGTGGCGGCGACCTTTTTCACTGCCTTTTTGGGGGCAGCCTTCTTAGCGGCAGTTTTTGCCATGAGTTGTATATTCCGTGATCGTTGGTGGTGATGGGTCTGCCGACCCAGTCGGCAACGCGAAATGTAGGGCAACTGCTGCGCGCCGCCAATAGGCAAACGATGAAACAACACGAAAAAAGCTTCTTTCGACGAGAATTCGTTCACCAGCAGCGGGAAACGCGCACAAAAAGCAGTGATTCGCGCGCGCAGTGCGCGCATTCGCGCAGTGTCTGACGCACAGCAGCAGGTCGTTTGCGCGAGAAGTTGTGCACGTTCGCGTCTGCGCTGTGGTGTTGCAGGCCACCAAAACTGCCGGCGTTATCGCATGGACGCGTGTACGAGACGGCAGGTGTCGCTGGTACTGCCAGCGATTGCAAAAATGCGAGTGCGCTGCATTTGCCAGGAAATCCGCTAACTTCCGGCGGGCTGCGGCGTTTCATCTGTTCTGCGCGCCGGCTTTGGCTAGCAACAGGCGCAGGCTCATCGTTGCAGCCGCGTTCTGGCTTTACTGTCTCGTTGCGCTGAGCTCCGTCCTGACCGCTCGCGCGCAATAGCAAGAACGCCGCATGCAACTGCGCATCTCCTAATCATTGGCAGCAGACAAACAACGGCCGCGTTCGGTAGCCGCAGCGATCGCTTTGGCGGTGAGCGCTTCGAAGCCGCCAGCCTGGAATGCCTCGATGGCCGCGTGCGTGGTGCCGTTGGGCGAGGTCACGCGGCGGCGCAGCACATCCGGTGCCTCGCCCGATTCAGTCAGCATGCGCGAGGCGCCGAGTAGCGTTTGCAGCACCAGCGTACGTGCGGTGTCGGCGGGCAACCCCTGCGCTTGCGCCGCAGCTTCCATCGCTTCGGCTAGCAGAAAGACATACGCCGGGCCGCTACCGGAAACGGCAGTCACTGCATCCATCTGCACTTCGTCCTCGATCCAAACGGTCACGCCCGCGCTGTCCAGTAGTTGGGTCGCCTGCGCGCGTTGCGCAGCGGAAACCTGGGGATTAGCGTACAAGCCGGTGACGCCGGCACCCAGCAGGGCGGGCGTGTTGGGCATCGCGCGCACCACCGCGGCATTGCCACCCGACCAGCGCTGCAGTTGCGTGGCGGTGATGCCGGCAGCGATGGACACCAACAGCGGCTGTTGTGCCTGCGCAAGGTCGGCCAGCTGCGCGCACACCGATGGCAATACCTGCGGCTTGACCGCCAATACCCAGATGTCCGCAGCTTCGACTGCGGCGCGCGCATCTTCTACGGCATGCACGCCGAAGTCGCGTGACAGCGTCTGGCGCAAATCGGCGACCGGCTCGGCCACACGGATGTTGGCGGCGGGCACGCCTTGCCGGATCAGCCCGGCAATCAGGCTGCGCGCCATATTGCCGCCGCCGACGAAGGCGATCAGCGCAGCGATGGAATGCGAAGACGTGGACGAAGCAGGTGTGGTCATTACAGCACCTTCAGAACTTTGCTAAGGGGAGTCGGCTTCGCGGACGCGCGATGCCGATCAGATGGATGCGGCAGACGAGCAATCGCGTGCACCGAACAAGGCCGTGCCGACGCGCACCATGGTCGCGCCGGCCGCGATCGCTTCGGCGAAGTCCGAGCTCATGCCCATCGACAAGGTGTCCACCTGCCGATAGCGGCCTTTGAGTTGCTCCAACAGCGCCTGCATGCGGGTAAAAGCGGCGGTGCGACGTGTCTGTTCAGGGAACGGTGCGGGGATTGCCATCAACCCGCGCAGTTGCAATCGCGGCTGCAGCGCAATGGCCTCGGCCAGGCTGTCGATCGCCTCGGGAGCGCACCCGTGCTTGCTGTCCTCGTCGTCGATATTGACCTGGATCAGCACATTCAACGGCGCGCGGTTATCCGGGCGGTAGCGCGCCAGCAACGGGATCAGTTTGGCGCGGTCCACCGTCTGCACCCAATCGAAGCACTGGCTGGCCAGTTCGGCCTTATTGGATTGCAGGTGGCCGATCAGATGCCATTCCAGCCCCAGCGTGCGGAGGGCTACGATCTTGGCTTCGGCTTCCTGCACGTAATTTTCGCCAAATGCGCGCTGGCCCTGGGCCGCCAGGGCGGCGACGGCGTCGGCCGGCTTGGTCTTGGACACCGCAAGCAGGCGCACCTCGGCACGCGCGTGCTCGGCAGCTGCTGCATGGATGGCATCGAGAATCTGCTGCAGCGACGAAGCCGGCACGTGGCACTCCAAAAAGGACGGGAGCGCTATAGTGCCGCCCGCCGATGCTTCCTTCCAGCCGGCCATGCGTTGCGTACCGCCGTTGATGCGCCAAAAGCGCTGCCAGATCACGATCGCACCTGTCTCTGTGCGGTGCGGGCAGCACGACCCGATGCGACGCAACCTGGCCATCGATGCCGAAATCTGCGTCAGGGCAAGCGCCGTGCCTGCGCCACGGCCGAAAACCATCACCTTCAGCTCCGCGCGCCACTGCCAGCCTGAACCGGCTGCGGGCCGCTTCCTGCCAGCAGCCAGAACGCTATACTGCCGGCCGGGGAGTACCTTCCAATCGCAGCCTAGGGGAAAAGCAGCGCATGGATATCGCTGAACTATTGGCGTTTTCTGTCAAGAACAAGGCGTCGGACCTGCACCTGTCTGCAGGCCTGCCGCCGATGATCCGAGTTGATGGCGATGTCCGCCGCATCAATATTCCGGCCCTGGATCACAAGCAGGTGCATGCGCTGGTCTACGACATTATGTCGGACAAGCAGCGCCGCGATTACGAAGAATTCCTCGAAGTCGACTTCTCGTTCGAGATCCAGTCGCTGGCACGCTTCCGCGTCAATGCGTTCAACCAGAACCGTGGTGCCGGTGCGGTGTTCCGTACCATTCCCTCCGAAGTGCTGACGCTGGAAGACCTTGGCTGCCCACCGATTTTCCGGCAGCTGATCGATCAGCCGCAGGGCTTGATCCTGGTCACCGGGCCGACCGGTTCGGGCAAGTCGACCACGCTCGCCGGCATGATCGACTACATCAACAAGAACGAATACGGCCACATCCTCACTGTCGAGGATCCGATCGAATTCGTGCACACCTCGCAGAAGTGCCTGATCAATCAGCGCGAAGTGCATCGCGACACGCACGGCTTCAACGAAGCATTGCGCTCTGCATTGCGTGAAGATCCGGATATCATCCTGGTTGGCGAGTTGCGCGATCTTGAAACCATCCGCTTGGCACTCACCGCTGCGGAAACCGGCCATCTGGTGTTCGGTACCCTGCACACCAGCTCGGCGGCCAAGACCATCGACCGCATCATCGATGTCTTCCCTGCCGGCGAAAAGCCGATGGTGCGCTCGATGCTGTCCGAATCCTTGCGCGCGGTGATTTCGCAGGCGCTGCTGAAGAAGGTCGGCGGTGGACGCACCGCCGCCTGGGAAATCATGGTTGGCACCCCGGCCATCCGTAACCTGATCCGGGAGGACAAGGTGGCGCAGATGTATTCGTCGATCCAGACCGGCCAGCAGTACGGCATGCAGACGCTGGATCAGCATTTACAGGACCTGATCAAACGCAGCCTGATCACGCGCAACCAAGCACGCGAATACGCCAAGGACAAGCGGATATTCGAGTAGACGGGATTGGGGTTCGCAAAAGCGGGTCTCCTACCGATCTCAGCACAGTCCGCTCTTACGAATCCCCAATCCCGATTCTCCATTCCCGGCTCCGAAGGAGCACGCTATGAGCACCATCGACTTCACCTCCTTCCTCAAGCTGATGGCGCATCAGAAGGCGTCGGACCTGTTTATTACTTCGGGAATGCCGCCGGCAATCAAGGTTAATGGGAAGATCAGTCCGATCACCCAGACCCCGTTGACCGCGCAGCAGAGCCGCGATCTTGTGTTGAATGTGATGACCACATTGCAGCGCGAAGAGTTCGAAAAGACCCACGAGTGCAATTTCGCCATTGGCGTGTCAGGGGTGGGGCGCTTTCGTGTGAGCTGTTTTTATCAGCGCAACCAGGTCGGCATGGTGCTGCGGCGGATTGAAACGCGCATTCCCACCGTCGACGAATTGAGTCTGCCGCCGGTGATCAAGACGCTGGCAATGACCAAGCGCGGCATCATCATTTTTGTCGGTGCCACCGGTACCGGTAAGTCGACCTCGCTTGCAGCGATGATCGGCCACCGCAACCAGAATTCCACCGGGCACATCATCACCATCGAAGACCCGATCGAATTCGTGCACAAGCACGAGGGTTGCATCATCACCCAGCGGGAAGTCGGAATCGATACCGATAGCTGGGAAAATGCGCTGAAAAATACCCTGCGCCAGGCACCGGATGTGATCATGATCGGCGAGGTGCGCACCCGCGAAGGCATGGACCACGCGATTGCCTTCGCCGAAACCGGCCATCTGGTGCTGTGCACGTTGCATGCCAATAACGCCAACCAGGCGATGGACCGCATCGTCAACTTCTTCCCGGACGAGCGCCGCAACCAGCTGCTGATGGATCTGTCGCTGAATCTCAAGGGCGTGATCGCGCAGCAGTTGATTCCGACCCCGGATGGACGCAGCCGTCGCGTGGCGATGGAAATCCTGCTGGGCACGCCGTTGGTGCAGGACTACATCCGCGACGGCGAGATCCACAAGCTCAAGGAGATCATGAAGGAGTCCACAAACCTGGGCATGCGCACCTTCGATCAGAGCTTGTTCGAGCTCTACCAGGCTGGTGAAATCAGTTACGAAGACGCGCTGCGCTACGCCGACTCGCAGAACGAGGTGCGCCTGCGCATCAAGCTCTCGCAGGGTGGTGATGCCAAGACGCTGTCGCAGGGCCTGGACGGCGTGGAAATTGCCGAGGTTCGGTGAGGCCGACAGCGGTCATGCATTCGGGGTGGTGTTTGTGCTGGTCAATCCCGTTCTATATTTTACAGCCGCTACTTACAGCGGCTACTAAAGCGCCGCTAGCAGCCGTCAGGCAGGCATAGACGGCAAGCAGTCGTTGTTCGTTGCTCTTAAACGACTTCCCCGCGCCCCGGGCAGTCGGTCGGCAAATCCAACCGTTGCATCAAGCCGCGCGCGTCGAATGGTGCGTGCACCTTCATGTCGTTGTCGAAGTAGCAGTACACGTCGCGCGTTGCGCGCTTGAGTGCACGCGCGCCAACGCGCGCAGCTTCGTCCGGTTCGCCGCCGCTTGCCCAGGCGGCAATGCGCGCTGCCTAGCGATCCAGCGCGCGGTCGCTGTAGCCGCTGGCATACAGCTGGGCATCGCCGTGCAGGCGCAGATAGACAAAATCGGCGCTGACGTCCTCCACATACGGGAACTTGCCGGCAGTATCGGCCACCACCACCGCCACCTTGTGACGGCGCAGCAAGCGCATGCAGGCCGGGTCGCAAAAACTGTCGTGGCGGATTTCCAACGCATGCCACAGCGGCCGCTTGCGCTAGATCGCAAGCGCACTGCGCCCGTGCATCAGGGCGGTATCGCGTTTGCGCGCCAGCATCAATGCAGCTTCGCTGTCGCGTGGCAGGCTGCTCAGGAATGCGTCCAGCAGTTTGGTATCGAAGCGCAGCGTCGGTGGCAATTGCCACAGGATTGGGCCGAGCTTGGGCCCCAGACTCAGTAAGCCGGATGCAAAGAAATTGGCTAGTGCCTGTTCGCAATCGCGCAGGCGTTTCATATGGGTGATGAAGCGCGGGCCCTTGACCGAAAACACGAAGTCGTTCGGCGTTTCGTCGTGCCAGTGTTGGAAGCTTTGCGGACGCTGCAGTTAGTAGAACGAGCCATTGATTTCCACACTCGGAAAGCAACGCGCCGCGTACTCAAGCTCGCGGCGCTGGGCCAGGCCGGTGGGATAGAACGTGCCGCGCCAGCGCGCATAGCGCCACCCGGAAATGCCGATGCGAATAACCATGGCGCCAGCATTTCGCGTGCGACGTGGAAGAGGTGTTTAGCCGCGCTGGACCGTGCACACTTTAGATTGGCTGACAAAACGCCTGCGCGCACCGCCACGAGGGCGCGGCCGGTGCTCGGAATCGGCATGTCCCCCTCGTACACGCGCTGCGGTTACTCAGCGCCGTCCGCACCCACCTGGCGATTGCTCGTCAGGTTTTGTTAGCCACTGCTGGAAGGCTGCTGCGCTTGCATCCACGGCGGCGAAAGCGCCTGGATCCGCGCAAACGCCGGGCAGTCGGTATGGTGCGCGCCGGGCAGGTAGCCCAGGCTCATCAGGAATTCGCCGGTGATTTCGCCGCCAGTGAAGCGGAAGGTCTTCCTAAACAGCTTGATCCAGTCCGGCTTGTCGAGCGGATGGTGCGCGTCCAGCCATTGCGCAAAGCTGCCATGCGAGCTGCGTAGGCTCTGGATGACCTGAGCGTTGTGGATCGCCGCCAAGACTTTCAATCGGTTGCGGATGATGCCGGCGTTGCCCATCAGCCGGGCGAGGTCGGTTTCGCCGTAAGCTGCCACCGTGTCCACATCGAAACCGTCGTAGGCGCGTTGGAAGTTGCTGCGTTTACGCAGGATGGTTTCCCAGCTCAGTCCTGCCTGATTGATCTCCAGCACCAGCCGCTCGAGCAGCTCGCGCTCGTCGCGTTGCGGGAAACCGTATTCGTGGTCGTGGTAGTGGCCGTGGACCGGATGGCCTGGCGCGATGCTGCAATAGCCACTCATGGGATTGCCTTTGGTCGGTATGCGGCGTTGGTGGGCACGACGTCGAAGCAGGTTGTTCCGGACGCCCGCACGGCCGGCCAGCTGCGCGTTGGAAAGTTCGCCGCGCGCCGGCGCAATCCATCGCGTGCGGCATGCGGCAGTGTCGTTCCCCCCCAACCTGAACGCGCAGGACCGGCGTGGCAGCGGTACAGCGGCGGGGCAATCGATCGGCAACTTCTGCTGGCCATTGGCGCCAGCAAGTGTCGTGTATGGCAGCTGCTCTGCGCGCGGCGGAGCGAACGGCTAGAATACGCCCATGTCCGTTTTGCCCACGCCTCTGGCCAACCAATTGCTGATCGCGCTTCCGGCGCTGTCCGACCCCAACTTTTCGCGCAGCGTCGCGCTGATCTGTCAGCACGACGAAAACGGCGCGATGGGAGTGCTGGTCAACCGGCCCTCCGAATACACCCTGGGCGAGGTGCTGTCGCAGATGGGCATCGACACCGCCGACGAGCATCTGCGCGAGCAGATCGTGCTCAGTGGCGGGCCGGTGCACCCGGAGCGCGGCTTCGTGATCCACGACGATGCGCGCGAGTGGGATTCCAGTCTGGAAGTGGGGCAGGGCGTCTATCTGACCACCTCGCGCGACATTCTTGAGGCCATGGCGGCTGGCGAAGGCCCGCACAACACGCTGGTGGCGCTGGGCTGCGCCGGCTGGGGCGCGGGGCAGCTGGAGTTCGAACTAGGCGAGAACAGTTGGCTCACTGCGCCGTCGGATGCCAACGTCTTGTTCGCTACCGCGCTGGCAGACCGCTGGCAGACCGCTGCCGGGCGCATCGGCGTGGACCTGTTTCGGCTGACGGATTATTCCGGGCATGCCTGAGACGGGCGCGATCCGCCTGGATGGCACGGTGCTGGGCTTCGACGTGGGGTCGCGCCGTATTGGTGTGGCCGTTGGCACTGCGCTGGGCGTCGGCGCGCGCGCGGTTGCCGTCATCGATGTGCATGCCAGCGGCCCCGACTGGGTCGCGCTGGACCGGGTGCATAAGCAATGGCGCCCCAACGGTCTGGTGGTCGGCGACCCCCTGACCCTGGATGACAAAGACCAACCCGCACGCAAGCGTGCGCATGCATTTGCACGCGAACTGCGTGAGCGCTATGCACTGCCCGTGGTGTTGATCGACGAGCGCTCCAGTTCCGTCGAAGCTGCGCAGCGTTTCGCGCGCGAGCGCGCCGATGGCCGCAAGCGCCGCCGCGATGCCGAAGCGCTGGACGCGATGGCAGCTGCGGTGATCGTCGAACGCTGGTTAGCCGCGCCCGACCAAGCCACTTTTCTTCCTTAACTCCCGACCTGCGATGACCACCATGCAACTCGATTCGGACGGACGCCTGCGCCACCTGCTCACCCTGGAAGGACTGCCGCGCGCCACGCTGCTGCAGCTGCTCGATCGTGCCGGCCAGATCCGCGACGCGGCAGTGGGGCGCGTCGGCAAGCGCAGCGTGCTGGCCGGCACTGCGGTGTGCACGCTGTTCTTTGAACCGTCCACACGCACGCGCAGCTCGTTTCATCTCGCCGCGCAGCGGCTGGGCGCGGACGTACTCAATTTCGATGCGTCCACGTCATCGACCCGCAAAGGCGAGACCGCGCGCGACACCTTGAAGAATCTCGAGGCGATGGGCGTGCGTGGCTTTGTGGTGCGCCATCCCGACGACGGCGCGGTAGAAGCGCTGGCCGAGGCCGCAGGCGAGGGTACCGCGCTGATCAATGCCGGCGACGGACGCAGCGCGCATCCCACCCAGGGCCTGCTCGACATGCTCACCCTGCGCCAGGCCAAGGGCACCGATTTTTCCAAGCTCAAGGTGTTGATCGTCGGCGACGTGAAGCACTCGCGTGTTGCACGCTCGGACCTGCATGCATTGCGCACGCTGGGCGCCGGCGAGATCCGTGTCTGCGGCCCGGGCAGCCTGCTGCCCGACGACGACATGCTGGACGGCTGCGTGGTCGGCCAGGATTTCGACGCGATGCTCGAAGGCGTCGACGCACTGATGATGCTGCGCCTGCAGCGCGAGCGCATGGAAGAAGGCCTTGTGCCTTCGCTGGAGCACTACCACGCCGAATACGGGCTCACCCGCGAGCGCCTGGCGCGTGCCGGCCGTGATGCAGCGGTGCTACACCCAGGCCCGATCAACCGCGGCGTTGAAATCACCGACGAAGTCGCCGATGGCGCGCAATCGTGCGTGTTGCGACAGGTCGCCAACGGCGTCGCCGTGCGCATGGCGGTGCTGGAAACCCTGCTCGGCTAAGCGAGCCCAGCAACACGACTGCGTGCACAACCGCGTACACAGGAAGTGGCGCGGTCGTTCTCCGAGCAATGTGTTTCGCACGCACACAGAAGAATCCTTGCTTAGCGAAATCCGCGGATGGTCTGCTTTTACGATTCCCGATTCCCGATTCCCGGCACCACGCCGTAACAAGCGCCCGCCTATCGTGGTTGTCCCTTTCATCGCAGGAGACCGCTATGGGTATTTCACGTCACGCCACCGCGCATTGGGAAGGCGACCTCAAGACCGGCAAGGGCCAGCTCAATACGCCGCAAAGCGGGCTGCTGGACAACACCCGCTATGCCTTCAGCAGCCGCTTCGGTGACGAGAAGGGCACCAATCCGGAAGAGCTTATTGCTGCTGCGCATGCCGGCTGCTTCACTATGGCGCTGTCTGCGCAGTTGACCGAAGCAGGTTTTCCGCCGATCTCGCTGGACACGCGCGCCGACGTGGATCTGTCGATG contains:
- a CDS encoding aspartate carbamoyltransferase catalytic subunit, whose protein sequence is MTTMQLDSDGRLRHLLTLEGLPRATLLQLLDRAGQIRDAAVGRVGKRSVLAGTAVCTLFFEPSTRTRSSFHLAAQRLGADVLNFDASTSSTRKGETARDTLKNLEAMGVRGFVVRHPDDGAVEALAEAAGEGTALINAGDGRSAHPTQGLLDMLTLRQAKGTDFSKLKVLIVGDVKHSRVARSDLHALRTLGAGEIRVCGPGSLLPDDDMLDGCVVGQDFDAMLEGVDALMMLRLQRERMEEGLVPSLEHYHAEYGLTRERLARAGRDAAVLHPGPINRGVEITDEVADGAQSCVLRQVANGVAVRMAVLETLLG
- a CDS encoding PilT/PilU family type 4a pilus ATPase, with the protein product MSTIDFTSFLKLMAHQKASDLFITSGMPPAIKVNGKISPITQTPLTAQQSRDLVLNVMTTLQREEFEKTHECNFAIGVSGVGRFRVSCFYQRNQVGMVLRRIETRIPTVDELSLPPVIKTLAMTKRGIIIFVGATGTGKSTSLAAMIGHRNQNSTGHIITIEDPIEFVHKHEGCIITQREVGIDTDSWENALKNTLRQAPDVIMIGEVRTREGMDHAIAFAETGHLVLCTLHANNANQAMDRIVNFFPDERRNQLLMDLSLNLKGVIAQQLIPTPDGRSRRVAMEILLGTPLVQDYIRDGEIHKLKEIMKESTNLGMRTFDQSLFELYQAGEISYEDALRYADSQNEVRLRIKLSQGGDAKTLSQGLDGVEIAEVR
- the proC gene encoding pyrroline-5-carboxylate reductase — translated: MTTPASSTSSHSIAALIAFVGGGNMARSLIAGLIRQGVPAANIRVAEPVADLRQTLSRDFGVHAVEDARAAVEAADIWVLAVKPQVLPSVCAQLADLAQAQQPLLVSIAAGITATQLQRWSGGNAAVVRAMPNTPALLGAGVTGLYANPQVSAAQRAQATQLLDSAGVTVWIEDEVQMDAVTAVSGSGPAYVFLLAEAMEAAAQAQGLPADTARTLVLQTLLGASRMLTESGEAPDVLRRRVTSPNGTTHAAIEAFQAGGFEALTAKAIAAATERGRCLSAAND
- a CDS encoding HU family DNA-binding protein; translation: MAKTAAKKAAPKKAVKKVAATKTAKPAKAAAAKSAAPKPIKEALSKTDLVAHIAETTELAPKDVRAVLSTLEAVAHASLNKKGAGSFTLPGMLKLTSVHVPAKPKRKGINPFTKEEQTFAAKPASFKVKARLLKKLKDAAL
- a CDS encoding YqgE/AlgH family protein, with translation MSVLPTPLANQLLIALPALSDPNFSRSVALICQHDENGAMGVLVNRPSEYTLGEVLSQMGIDTADEHLREQIVLSGGPVHPERGFVIHDDAREWDSSLEVGQGVYLTTSRDILEAMAAGEGPHNTLVALGCAGWGAGQLEFELGENSWLTAPSDANVLFATALADRWQTAAGRIGVDLFRLTDYSGHA
- a CDS encoding YggS family pyridoxal phosphate-dependent enzyme, which translates into the protein MPASSLQQILDAIHAAAAEHARAEVRLLAVSKTKPADAVAALAAQGQRAFGENYVQEAEAKIVALRTLGLEWHLIGHLQSNKAELASQCFDWVQTVDRAKLIPLLARYRPDNRAPLNVLIQVNIDDEDSKHGCAPEAIDSLAEAIALQPRLQLRGLMAIPAPFPEQTRRTAAFTRMQALLEQLKGRYRQVDTLSMGMSSDFAEAIAAGATMVRVGTALFGARDCSSAASI
- a CDS encoding type IV pilus twitching motility protein PilT; translation: MDIAELLAFSVKNKASDLHLSAGLPPMIRVDGDVRRINIPALDHKQVHALVYDIMSDKQRRDYEEFLEVDFSFEIQSLARFRVNAFNQNRGAGAVFRTIPSEVLTLEDLGCPPIFRQLIDQPQGLILVTGPTGSGKSTTLAGMIDYINKNEYGHILTVEDPIEFVHTSQKCLINQREVHRDTHGFNEALRSALREDPDIILVGELRDLETIRLALTAAETGHLVFGTLHTSSAAKTIDRIIDVFPAGEKPMVRSMLSESLRAVISQALLKKVGGGRTAAWEIMVGTPAIRNLIREDKVAQMYSSIQTGQQYGMQTLDQHLQDLIKRSLITRNQAREYAKDKRIFE
- a CDS encoding OsmC family protein — protein: MGISRHATAHWEGDLKTGKGQLNTPQSGLLDNTRYAFSSRFGDEKGTNPEELIAAAHAGCFTMALSAQLTEAGFPPISLDTRADVDLSMEGGPQLSQIRLKLKAVVPGIDEARFRELADTAKKNCPVSKALSAVPMSLETEFSS
- a CDS encoding DNA-3-methyladenine glycosylase I, whose amino-acid sequence is MSGYCSIAPGHPVHGHYHDHEYGFPQRDERELLERLVLEINQAGLSWETILRKRSNFQRAYDGFDVDTVAAYGETDLARLMGNAGIIRNRLKVLAAIHNAQVIQSLRSSHGSFAQWLDAHHPLDKPDWIKLFRKTFRFTGGEITGEFLMSLGYLPGAHHTDCPAFARIQALSPPWMQAQQPSSSG
- the ruvX gene encoding Holliday junction resolvase RuvX — translated: MPETGAIRLDGTVLGFDVGSRRIGVAVGTALGVGARAVAVIDVHASGPDWVALDRVHKQWRPNGLVVGDPLTLDDKDQPARKRAHAFARELRERYALPVVLIDERSSSVEAAQRFARERADGRKRRRDAEALDAMAAAVIVERWLAAPDQATFLP